One window of Haemorhous mexicanus isolate bHaeMex1 chromosome 16, bHaeMex1.pri, whole genome shotgun sequence genomic DNA carries:
- the LOC132334982 gene encoding olfactory receptor 14A16-like: MSNSSSISHFLLLALADTRQLQFLHFCLLLAISLAALLGNGLIISAVACGHHLHTPMFFFLLNLALTDLGSICTTVPKAMHNSLWDTRTISYTGCAAQLFFFLVFIGSEFYLLTIMSYDRYVSICKPLHYGTLLGSRACAHMAAAAWTSGFLNALLHTANTFSLPLCHGNALDQFFCEIPQILKLSCSKSHFRELGLLMVTVNLSLCCFVFIVFSYVQIFRAVLRIPSEQGRHKAFSTCLPHLAVLSLFLCTIIFAHLKPPSISSPSLDLSVSVLYSVVPPALNPLIYSLRNQELKAAVWRLVTGWFQNH, from the coding sequence atgtccaacagcagctccatcagccacttcctcctgctggcattggcagacacgcggcagctgcagttcctgcacttctgcctcttgctggccatctccctggctgccctcctgggcaacggcctcatcatcagcgccgtagcctgcggccaccacctgcacacgcccatgttcttcttcctgctcaacctggccctcactgacctgggctccatctgcaccactgtccccaaagccatgcacaattccctctgggacaccaggaccatctcctacacaggatgtgctgcacagctctttttctttctggtctTCATTGGATCAGAATTTTATCTGCTTACCATCATGAGCTACGACCGCTatgtgtccatctgcaaacccctgcactatgggaccctcctgggcagcagagcttgtgcccacatggcagcagctgcctggaccAGTGGctttctcaatgctctgctACACACAGctaatacattttccctgcccctgtgccatggcaatgccctggaccagttcttctgtgaaatcccacagatcctcaagctctcctgctccaaatccCACTTCAGGGAACTAGGGCTTCTCATGGTTACTGTCAATTTATCAttgtgttgttttgtgttcattgttttctcctatgtgcagatcttcagggctgtgctgaggatcccctctgagcagggacggcacaaagccttttccacctgcctccctcacctggctgtgctctccctgTTCCTATGCACTATCATATTTGCTCACCTGAAGcccccctccatctcctccccatccctggatctgtcGGTTTCAGTTTTGTACtcagtggtgcctccagccctgaaccccctcatctacagcttgaggaaccaggagctcaaggctgcagtgtggagactGGTGACTGGATGGTTTCAGAACCATTGA